Genomic window (Rhodanobacteraceae bacterium):
GATTCGCGGCGAGTACGTCTACGTGGCCGAAGGCAGCAAGGGCATTCGTGTCTACGACGCCGCCGGCATCGCCAACAAGGGCGTCAGCCAGCGGATCATCACCGCACCGTTCTCGCCGCTGGGTCACGACACCCATATCGACAGCGCCAACGCCACCTGCGTTGTGCTGCCGACCACCCAGCCGGTGCAGCCCTCTCGCAATGAGGGCGATCTGATGCGCAAGGTCAATCTGGAGCAACCTACGCATCCAATCTACCGTTATGCCTTCGCCACCGATGCCGAAGAAGGCCTGATCCTGATCGACATCGACAGCCTGTATGACGGCGAGCCGCGCAACAACTTCCTCAAGCGCAGCCTGACCTGGAACGAGAATGGCGTGCTTGATGGCGCCCGCCATCTGGCCATCGCCGGCTACTGGTTCTATGTCGCCACCCCCAAGGGCATCGTGGTGCTGAACATGAATGACCCGATGCAGCCCAAGTACGTGCGTACCGTCGCCATCAGCGATGCCCGGGCCAGCCAGCAGCAGTTCCGCTATCTGTTCGTGACCAGCGCCCGCGGCCTGGAAGTCATCGACATCACCAATCCGGAGCAAGCCGAACTGGTGCCGGGGGCCGTGGTGCCCATTGCCGATGCGCACAAGCTGCACGTGGCCCGCACCTATGCCTACGTGGCCTCGGGTGCGGAAGGGTTGACCATCATCGATGTGACCAAGCCGACCGAGCCCAAGCTCTATCAGCGATTCAATGCGGATGGCGCCATGTCCGATGCCCGGGACGTGACGGTCGCTTCCACCAACGCCTCGCTCTATGCGTACGTGGCCGATGGCGTCAATGGCCTCAAGGTGATCCAGCTGACGGGTCCGGACATACAGCCCAAGTTCTACGGCTACAGCCCGGAACCCAAGCCCACGCTGATCGCCTGGTACCCCACCGGCAAGCCAGCGCTGTCACTGTCGCGAGCGCTGGAGCGTGATCGCGCCGTCGATGAAACCGGCGGTCAGATTGCGGTGCTCGGACGGGTGGGCTCGCGACCCCTGAACGAGGCCGAGCAACGCGCCTTCTTCCTCGACAAGGATGGCCGACCCTGGTTCGTCCATGACGAAGTGGACGGCCCGCGCGGCATCACCTCACCGCCGCTTCCTTGGAAGAACAACCGTATCTACGATCAGCAGAAGGACACGGCCGAAGCAGTCCAGCACTCCTTCGAGCACTGAGCTCCAGACCGGGCGCAGCGTCCCCAGGGCGCTGCGCCTTTTCTTTGCGCAGTCCACCAACTTTTCTGGTTCTTTCGCGTAACGGCGAACCCGGATCACACAGTCGAAAGGTCACCCGGAATGCACGCTGCGCCGGATCGCGAGGCTCGCCTCGTGTTGGGTTTCGGGGCCCTGCTGGCAGCCACTGGCGTTGCCATGGCCGCACTGGGCTCACATGCCTTTGCCGACATCCTGGTCGGAAAGGCGGCCTTGCGCTTCGACAGCGCCTTGCGCCTGCATCTGATGCACGCCCCTGCCCTGCTGGCGCTGGGTGCCACGCGCGGCCTTGCCCGTACCCGCTGGTGGCAAGCGGCCACCATCGCGATCGCCCTGGGATGCATCGTCTTCTGCGGCGGTCTGTATCTGGCCGCTCTGGACGTGAGTGCCGTGGTATTGGCCGTTGTGCCGGCAGGCGGCAGCCTGATGATGCTCGGCTGGGTCACAGCCTTGGTGGGATATGTCCGCGGTCCGGCAAGCTGAGCCACAGCACGAGCGTACGCCCGGCGGATGGCTCTCACCAACAATACGCCCACCCATTGATTTACTGATTTTGCGAAGAAGGAGCGTGGGGCAGGTGTCCCACCTCGACGCATGACCCGACTGTGTCGCGACGCGGGTCCCCTGCCCCCTTGCCCCAGTTTCCCCAGCCCCCGCTGAGTGTGCAGACAAGCGCTCCGCCCCCGCAACCCGGGATTACGCAACCCACTTGACCAGCAGCCAACTTCGTCTTTGGTCCAATTTGCCCGATTTCTGACGTCGCAACTCGCCGTCTGTTCACTTGCGCTGGCTATACTCGCTTTCTTTTCGGCGCTTGTTGCGCCGCATCATCATCGTCCCTGAATTGCCAAAGCCGTGTCTGCCGACCTGAACCAGTCTTATCTGACCTCGCAGCTCTCCGGTTCCAATGCCGCTTTCGTTGAAGAGCTGTACGAAGCCTATCTCGCCGATCCGAATGCGGTGGATACGCGCTGGCGAGCCTATTTCGACTCGCTGCAAACTGCCGGACGGCGCGATGTGCCGCACAGCCCGGTATTGCAGCGCATAGGCGAACTCTCGCGCAGTCATGGCGGGTGGTCGGCCTCTATGGCCACCAGCACGGCGCATTCGGTTGATCAGCACAAGCAAGGCGCCATGTTGCGTCTGATCAATGCCTATCGCGTGCGCGGCCATCTGGCGGCCAAGCTCGATCCGCTGGGCATGGTGCCACCGGCCTCGGTGCCCGATCTATCGCTGGCTTTCCACGACGTCGGCGAAGCCGACCTCGATACCGAATTCGATGCCGGCTCGCTCATCGGCGCGCGCCGCCGCAAGCTGCGAGATGCCGTCGCCCAGTTGGAAGGCGCCTATTGCAGCTCAATCGGCGCCGAGTACATGCACATCAGCGATTATCCGCAGCGGCGCTGGATGCAGGAACGCTTCGAGGGTACGGCCGGCCAGTTCGGCTACACGTCGGAACAGAAGAAGCGCGTGCTGGATCGCCTCACGGCCGCTGAAGGCCTGGAACGCTATCTGCACACCAAGTACGTGGGCCAGAAACGCTTCTCACTGGAGGGCGGCGACAGCCTGATTCCCATGATCGACGAGATCATCCAGCGTGCTGGAGCCGGTGGATCCAAGGACGTGATCATTGGCATGGCCCATCGCGGCCGCATCAACGTGCTGATCAACACGCTGGGCAAGCCGCCGCGCACGCTGTTTGATGCCTTCGAAGGCAAGGCCGAGGAGAATCCGGACCCGGCGCACTCGGGCGACGTGAAGTATCACCTGGGCTTTTCCTCGGATGTCATGACCCCGGGCGGCACCGTACATCTGGCGCTGGGCTTCAACCCTTCGCATCTTGAGATCATCGATCCGGTGGTCGCCGGCTCTGTTCGTGCCCGCCAGACCCGTCGTCAGAACGAGGATCGCACCCAGGTGGTGCCGATCCTGGTTCATGGCGATGCCGCGTTCTCGGGCCAGGGCGTGGTCATGGAGCTGTTCCAGATGTCGCAGGCACGCGGCTACACCGTCGGCGGCACCATCCACATCGTGGTCAACAATCAGGTGGGTTTCACCACCAGCAATCCGCTGGATACCCGGTCCACTCACTACTGCACTGATGTCGCCAAGATCGTTTCGGCGCCGGTGCTGCACGTCAATGCCGACGATCCGGAGGCGGTGCTGTTCTGCGCTCAGGTGGCGCTGGACTACCGCCAGACCTTCAAGCGCGATGTCGTCATCGATCTGGTCTGTTATCGCCGTCATGGTCACAATGAGGCCGACGAACCGGCAGCAACCCAACCCCTGATGTATCAGAACATCCGCTCCCGGCCAACGACGCGCGAACTCTATGCTCGCCGGCTGGAAGCCGAGGGAGTGATCCAGCCAGGCGAAGCCAAGGCCATCAGCGACCGCTATCGCGATGCGCTTGAGCGCGGTGATGCGGTGGTAGCTGAACTGACCACGGTCGATCCCAGCCAGGCCGGCGTTGCGGTTGACTGGACGCCCTATCTGCACGGCAAGTTGAGTGATCGCGTGGCCACCGCAGTGCCGGCCGAACGCCTGCAGGCGCTGGCGCACTCCATCAACTCTCTCCCGGCTGACCTCAAACTGCATTCGCGGGTGGCCAAGGTCTATCAGGATCGGCTGAAGATGGCTACGGGCGAAGTCCGCATGGATTGGGGTTTCGCGGAGACCATGGCCTATGCGACGCTGATCGACGAGGGCTACAACCTGCGTCTGTCCGGTCAGGATTGCGGGCGCGGCACCTTTTTCCACCGCCACGCCGTACTTCACGACCAGAACACGGGTGCCACCCATACGCCGCTGCGCAAGCTCGTGGATGTACCCGAACGCGTCACCATCATCGATTCGCTGCTGTCCGAAGAAGCCGTGATGGGCTTCGAATACGGCTATGCCACTGCGGATCCGCGCACGCTGACGATCTGGGAAGGCCAGTTCGGCGACTTCTGCAACGGTGCCCAGGTGGTCATCGATCAGTTCATCAGTTCTGGCGAAGCCAAATGGGGACGTCTTTGTGGGCTGGTGCTGTTCCTGCCGCACGGCTACGAAGGTCAGGGCCCGGAGCACTCCTCGGCCCGTCTGGAGCGTTTCCTGCAACTGAGTGCGCTCGACAACATGCAGGTCTGCGTGCCGACCACACCGGCGCAGATGTTCCACATGCTGCGTCGGCAGATGCTGCGTGGCACCCGCAAGCCGCTGATCGTGATGACGCCCAAGAGCATGCTGCGCCATCGTCTGTCGACGTCGACCCTCGACGAACTGACCAACGGCGAGTTCCAGCGGGTCATCCCCGATTCGATGATGTCAGACCCAGGACAAGTTTCGCGTGTTGTGATCTGCAGCGGCAAGGTCTACTACGATCTGGTGGAAGAGCACGAAAAGAGCCATATCAAGGACGTTGCCATCGTTCGGATCGAGCAGCTCTATCCCTTCCCGCGCGAGGAACTGAAGGCGGAATTGGCGCGATTTGCAAATGCCCGCACCATCGTGTGGTGCCAGGAAGAACCGATGAACCAGGGTGCCTGGTACCAGATCCGGCACCAGCTCAAGGCCTCGATCTCGGCCGAACAGAAGTTGCATTACGCCGGCCGCGACCGCTCGCCGGCACCGGCAGCTGGCAACACCAACACTCACAACCGTGAACAGGCGGCGCTGGTCCATGAGGCGCTGTCCGTTGCCGACCCAGGCAATACGCCGAAGTCGGACTGAAAGCTCGACCACGAAAACCAACAAGCGCTAAGGATCATCCATGACCGTCGAAGTCAAAGTCCCCATCC
Coding sequences:
- a CDS encoding DUF423 domain-containing protein; this encodes MHAAPDREARLVLGFGALLAATGVAMAALGSHAFADILVGKAALRFDSALRLHLMHAPALLALGATRGLARTRWWQAATIAIALGCIVFCGGLYLAALDVSAVVLAVVPAGGSLMMLGWVTALVGYVRGPAS
- a CDS encoding 2-oxoglutarate dehydrogenase E1 component, translating into MSADLNQSYLTSQLSGSNAAFVEELYEAYLADPNAVDTRWRAYFDSLQTAGRRDVPHSPVLQRIGELSRSHGGWSASMATSTAHSVDQHKQGAMLRLINAYRVRGHLAAKLDPLGMVPPASVPDLSLAFHDVGEADLDTEFDAGSLIGARRRKLRDAVAQLEGAYCSSIGAEYMHISDYPQRRWMQERFEGTAGQFGYTSEQKKRVLDRLTAAEGLERYLHTKYVGQKRFSLEGGDSLIPMIDEIIQRAGAGGSKDVIIGMAHRGRINVLINTLGKPPRTLFDAFEGKAEENPDPAHSGDVKYHLGFSSDVMTPGGTVHLALGFNPSHLEIIDPVVAGSVRARQTRRQNEDRTQVVPILVHGDAAFSGQGVVMELFQMSQARGYTVGGTIHIVVNNQVGFTTSNPLDTRSTHYCTDVAKIVSAPVLHVNADDPEAVLFCAQVALDYRQTFKRDVVIDLVCYRRHGHNEADEPAATQPLMYQNIRSRPTTRELYARRLEAEGVIQPGEAKAISDRYRDALERGDAVVAELTTVDPSQAGVAVDWTPYLHGKLSDRVATAVPAERLQALAHSINSLPADLKLHSRVAKVYQDRLKMATGEVRMDWGFAETMAYATLIDEGYNLRLSGQDCGRGTFFHRHAVLHDQNTGATHTPLRKLVDVPERVTIIDSLLSEEAVMGFEYGYATADPRTLTIWEGQFGDFCNGAQVVIDQFISSGEAKWGRLCGLVLFLPHGYEGQGPEHSSARLERFLQLSALDNMQVCVPTTPAQMFHMLRRQMLRGTRKPLIVMTPKSMLRHRLSTSTLDELTNGEFQRVIPDSMMSDPGQVSRVVICSGKVYYDLVEEHEKSHIKDVAIVRIEQLYPFPREELKAELARFANARTIVWCQEEPMNQGAWYQIRHQLKASISAEQKLHYAGRDRSPAPAAGNTNTHNREQAALVHEALSVADPGNTPKSD